Proteins from one Bacteriovorax sp. BAL6_X genomic window:
- a CDS encoding nucleoside triphosphate pyrophosphatase yields the protein MQLILGSSSQFRQAQLKQLGLEFTSISPNIDEEAIKTQGLTPFEVSRELSLQKAQEVLKTNQDAIIIGGDQVLNFNGEIFNKPETPQNAFNHLKRLQGQTHELITSIAVITRDKQVIETVVSKMTMKRLTDDQIKRYIDIDEPLWSCGAYKLETLGIALFDTIECPDHSSIIGLPLISLSKILEGFGKKIL from the coding sequence ATGCAATTAATCTTAGGAAGTTCATCACAATTTCGCCAGGCACAACTAAAACAATTGGGCCTAGAGTTTACAAGTATTTCTCCTAATATTGATGAAGAGGCCATAAAAACTCAAGGCCTTACTCCATTTGAGGTCTCACGAGAACTCTCGCTGCAAAAGGCGCAAGAGGTTCTTAAAACAAATCAAGATGCAATTATTATTGGTGGTGACCAAGTGCTAAACTTTAATGGAGAAATCTTTAACAAGCCAGAAACACCTCAGAATGCATTTAATCACCTCAAACGCCTTCAAGGTCAAACTCACGAGTTAATTACAAGTATTGCTGTTATCACAAGAGATAAACAAGTTATCGAAACCGTTGTTTCAAAAATGACAATGAAGCGTCTTACTGATGATCAAATCAAGCGCTATATTGATATAGATGAGCCTTTATGGAGCTGTGGTGCTTATAAATTAGAGACACTAGGTATCGCTCTTTTTGACACTATTGAGTGCCCGGATCACTCATCGATTATAGGCCTACCACTAATCTCTCTTTCAAAAATCTTAGAAGGATTTGGTAAAAAAATTCTATAA
- a CDS encoding PepSY domain-containing protein, translating to MKFLIHLHRLVGLFVAPFFVIAALSGLFYLLASIAEPIIYKDILFHENTRPHRPLSEQIKSAQDISQDSFKLKSVRPAPSQFETTRVLFESSGMYRQYVMHTIFINPVTLENTGAMGTYGTSGSLPLKTFTDFLHRDLLLNEYGRWYSEVAASWLWIAALGGLAIFLFQRKKRKYKGRLKAHVYIGIAVSFFLVFLSITGLTWSKGAGGEISKLRSAMNWKTPTPSRKINKDYRLNKPLGLVFEEVADKAYEYGLDSKKIEIVKPSSNSAWFVREIERAFPTNVDSVTIHPVGLDLVDHAFFKDFNFVSKLTRWGIDLHMGTLFGLPNQLFLIMVIIALIYLIISGYQLSFSRYKKLRIHLGLLFLNYNYGEKVIISLAIIFISWWLPWFMPFFIIMGILDYLKVKFITVDQ from the coding sequence ATGAAATTCTTAATCCATCTTCATCGCTTAGTTGGGCTTTTTGTGGCCCCATTTTTTGTAATTGCAGCATTAAGTGGCCTATTCTATCTTCTAGCTTCAATTGCAGAGCCTATTATTTATAAAGATATTCTTTTTCATGAAAATACACGGCCGCATCGCCCTTTGTCTGAACAGATAAAAAGTGCGCAGGATATTTCTCAAGATAGCTTCAAACTTAAGTCCGTACGTCCCGCACCATCACAGTTTGAAACAACACGAGTTTTATTTGAGTCCAGTGGCATGTATCGACAATATGTTATGCACACTATTTTTATCAATCCCGTAACATTAGAAAATACCGGGGCCATGGGAACATATGGTACAAGTGGTTCTCTTCCGTTAAAGACGTTTACTGATTTTTTACACCGCGATCTACTTTTAAACGAATACGGCCGTTGGTATAGCGAAGTTGCGGCAAGCTGGCTTTGGATTGCAGCTCTAGGTGGACTTGCGATTTTTCTATTTCAAAGAAAGAAGAGGAAATATAAGGGTAGGTTAAAGGCCCACGTTTATATTGGTATAGCAGTATCTTTCTTTCTTGTTTTCCTATCTATCACTGGTCTTACTTGGTCTAAAGGTGCTGGTGGAGAAATTTCAAAGCTTAGGTCAGCAATGAACTGGAAAACACCTACGCCTAGTCGTAAAATTAATAAAGATTATAGATTGAATAAACCATTAGGTCTTGTATTTGAAGAAGTCGCAGATAAAGCTTATGAATACGGCCTCGATTCTAAGAAAATTGAAATCGTAAAACCCTCTTCAAACTCTGCTTGGTTTGTCAGAGAGATCGAGAGAGCATTTCCGACAAATGTTGATAGCGTAACAATTCATCCAGTTGGCCTTGATTTAGTTGATCATGCATTTTTTAAAGATTTCAATTTTGTATCTAAGTTAACACGTTGGGGAATTGATTTACATATGGGGACTTTATTTGGCCTTCCAAACCAACTATTTCTTATTATGGTCATAATTGCGCTAATCTATTTAATCATCTCTGGTTATCAATTAAGTTTCTCTAGGTATAAAAAACTTAGAATTCATCTGGGCCTTTTATTTCTTAATTATAATTATGGCGAAAAAGTTATAATTTCATTGGCCATTATTTTTATAAGTTGGTGGCTACCTTGGTTTATGCCATTCTTTATCATAATGGGGATACTTGATTATCTTAAGGTTAAATTTATAACAGTTGACCAGTAG
- a CDS encoding tyrosine-type recombinase/integrase produces MFDLKQEDVGHNFILDEEFFENFTSSHTRKSYLNDINQFLSWISDYYKLTTFDSIERIHVIKYRNYLSEFGGHNQNPSTPKTINRKLASLSAFFKYLVEKNLLKANPVASVRRPRSEVKSPTNALNKQQVLELFYHMGQNQKSKHLHLALFTTFFTTGLRKSEILNLRFKDYQEQGNNKILQYRAKGGKLGKKVLNPIAIKALDEYIEWMNENKRETGDNDWLFQPTRNPSDPTNLNKPLNPRTINELLDKYAHKAGIGFKITPHSARATFIGELLEIGVDIYTIAIEVGHASVKTTGEYDKRRNKIKESPTLKLNWE; encoded by the coding sequence ATGTTCGATTTAAAGCAAGAAGATGTTGGTCACAATTTTATTCTCGATGAGGAGTTTTTTGAAAACTTCACTTCGTCTCATACAAGAAAATCCTATCTAAATGATATTAATCAATTTCTGTCTTGGATCAGTGACTATTATAAACTAACAACTTTCGATTCAATTGAACGCATTCATGTCATTAAATATAGAAATTACCTCTCTGAGTTTGGTGGCCACAATCAAAACCCTTCAACTCCAAAAACAATCAATCGTAAACTTGCAAGCCTAAGTGCATTCTTTAAATATCTAGTTGAAAAGAACCTCTTAAAGGCGAACCCTGTTGCAAGTGTAAGAAGGCCACGAAGTGAAGTTAAATCCCCTACAAATGCATTAAATAAACAACAAGTCTTAGAACTTTTTTACCACATGGGGCAGAATCAAAAGAGTAAACACCTTCACCTTGCCCTCTTTACAACGTTTTTTACAACAGGGCTTAGAAAGAGTGAAATCTTAAATTTACGATTTAAAGACTATCAGGAGCAAGGTAATAATAAGATCCTTCAATACCGTGCCAAAGGTGGCAAGCTAGGAAAGAAAGTCTTAAACCCTATCGCTATTAAAGCTCTCGATGAATATATTGAATGGATGAATGAAAATAAAAGAGAGACTGGAGATAATGATTGGCTCTTTCAACCAACAAGAAACCCAAGTGATCCTACAAATTTAAATAAACCACTAAATCCAAGAACAATAAACGAATTGCTAGACAAATACGCTCACAAAGCTGGTATTGGTTTCAAAATTACACCTCACTCAGCGAGGGCGACATTTATAGGCGAGCTGCTAGAAATTGGTGTTGATATCTATACAATAGCCATCGAAGTAGGCCACGCTTCAGTAAAAACTACAGGTGAGTATGATAAAAGAAGAAATAAAATTAAAGAGTCTCCTACACTAAAATTAAATTGGGAATAG
- a CDS encoding class I SAM-dependent methyltransferase, producing the protein MSDNNEKNKIKPSEFPYLHGFDKAEQDRLRAQARFAEQTVYKDVNLSRIKELIEIGSGVGAQTEILLRRFPDMHITCVDRSEHQLASAQEFLGNTLNGAFKDRFELHQMDATNLTFDSRKFDGAFLCWILEHVPEPAKVLSEARRVLRPGGRIYITEVMNSSFLLDPYSPNTWKYWQAFNDYQYDMGGDPFIGAKLGNLLMQQGFRNIKVESKTWHLDNRRPDKRKEFIDYWCELLLSAAPQLVKEGRVDQETVDEMRVELKKVSNDPNAVFYYSFVQASANAN; encoded by the coding sequence ATGTCTGATAATAATGAAAAAAATAAGATTAAACCTAGTGAATTTCCATATCTTCATGGCTTTGATAAGGCCGAACAAGATCGTCTACGTGCCCAGGCCCGTTTTGCAGAACAAACTGTATATAAGGATGTGAATCTTTCAAGAATAAAAGAATTGATAGAGATTGGTAGTGGTGTTGGTGCTCAAACTGAAATTCTTCTTAGAAGGTTTCCTGATATGCATATTACTTGTGTTGATAGAAGCGAGCATCAATTGGCTTCAGCGCAAGAATTTCTTGGGAATACCCTAAATGGTGCATTTAAAGATCGTTTTGAGCTTCACCAAATGGATGCAACAAACTTAACTTTTGATTCGAGAAAATTTGATGGCGCATTTTTGTGTTGGATTTTAGAGCATGTTCCTGAGCCTGCAAAAGTTCTTTCTGAAGCAAGGCGAGTACTAAGGCCAGGGGGTCGCATTTATATTACGGAAGTTATGAACTCTAGTTTCTTACTAGATCCATATTCACCTAATACTTGGAAATACTGGCAGGCCTTTAATGATTACCAATATGATATGGGTGGAGATCCATTTATTGGAGCTAAACTTGGAAACCTGCTAATGCAACAAGGTTTTAGAAATATTAAGGTGGAGTCTAAAACATGGCACCTTGATAACCGACGTCCTGATAAGAGAAAAGAATTTATCGATTACTGGTGTGAGCTTCTTCTTTCTGCAGCTCCTCAGCTTGTAAAAGAAGGCCGAGTGGATCAAGAGACTGTTGATGAAATGAGAGTTGAGCTTAAGAAAGTATCAAATGATCCAAACGCTGTTTTCTACTATAGTTTTGTTCAGGCCAGCGCTAACGCCAACTAA
- a CDS encoding FMN-binding glutamate synthase family protein — protein sequence MAYIGRGVSPRKLFWWFFFISNAATIFAGIFFNEFFYYQYLVLGPIYLLGFYDLMQSEHTLKSNYPVVGRFRYVMEDLRPKIYQYFIESDEDGTPIPRTTRNVIYQRAKLALSTKPFGTQKDVYQTGYEWINHSMYPKEFHEVQKDLRVLVGSKHCDKKYNLSIFNISAMSFGALSSRAVEALNLGAKLNNFAHNTGEGGISDYHVKGGGDLIWQIGTGYFGARTREGRFCDKSFKEKATLEQVKMIELKLSQGAKPGHGGILPARKNTAEIARIRGVKKGIEVDSPPSHKEFRDTTEMVAFIQRLRELSGGKPVGIKLCFGRKDEFIEMVETFKDLDNYPDYIAVDGAEGGTGAAPLEFSDSIGTPLIEGLTTVVNILEEYGLKDEIKVIAAGKLFTAFDIVKVVALGADACYGARSMMLAIGCIQALTCNSNKCPVGITTQNPDLVKGLNVDQKGKRVANFHHATVEAVREIVAAAGYENIKDLKRKDIFKRDSNHGVHSYEDIYPSYKGI from the coding sequence ATGGCCTATATCGGTCGCGGGGTAAGTCCACGTAAGTTATTTTGGTGGTTTTTCTTTATTTCAAATGCTGCAACAATTTTTGCTGGTATTTTCTTTAATGAATTCTTCTACTACCAATACCTTGTACTTGGGCCGATTTATTTATTAGGTTTTTACGATCTTATGCAAAGTGAGCACACGTTAAAAAGCAATTATCCTGTTGTTGGACGCTTTCGTTATGTGATGGAAGACTTGCGTCCTAAGATCTATCAATACTTCATCGAATCTGATGAAGATGGAACACCAATCCCTCGTACAACTCGTAATGTTATTTATCAAAGAGCAAAACTAGCTCTAAGTACAAAACCTTTTGGAACACAAAAGGATGTTTATCAAACTGGTTATGAGTGGATTAATCATTCAATGTATCCAAAAGAATTTCATGAAGTGCAAAAAGATCTAAGGGTATTAGTTGGAAGTAAACACTGTGATAAAAAATATAATCTTTCAATTTTCAATATTTCTGCAATGAGTTTTGGTGCTCTAAGTTCCCGTGCTGTTGAAGCATTAAACTTAGGTGCAAAGTTAAATAACTTCGCTCATAACACTGGGGAAGGTGGAATTAGTGATTATCATGTTAAAGGTGGTGGTGATCTCATTTGGCAGATTGGAACAGGTTATTTTGGAGCTCGTACTCGAGAGGGGCGTTTTTGCGATAAGAGCTTTAAAGAGAAGGCCACTCTTGAGCAAGTAAAAATGATTGAGCTAAAATTATCACAAGGTGCAAAACCTGGACATGGTGGAATACTTCCTGCAAGAAAGAATACCGCTGAAATTGCACGAATTCGTGGTGTGAAAAAAGGAATTGAAGTCGATTCACCACCATCTCACAAGGAGTTTCGAGATACAACAGAAATGGTTGCCTTTATTCAGCGCTTAAGAGAGTTAAGTGGAGGCAAGCCTGTGGGGATAAAATTATGCTTTGGGCGAAAAGATGAATTTATTGAAATGGTTGAGACTTTTAAAGATCTTGATAATTACCCGGACTATATAGCGGTCGATGGTGCCGAAGGTGGTACCGGTGCCGCTCCATTGGAATTCTCAGACTCAATAGGAACACCACTAATTGAAGGTCTAACAACAGTCGTTAATATTTTAGAAGAATATGGACTAAAAGATGAAATTAAAGTTATTGCTGCTGGAAAGCTTTTTACTGCATTTGATATTGTAAAGGTCGTTGCTTTAGGCGCCGACGCTTGTTATGGAGCACGTTCTATGATGCTTGCAATCGGTTGTATCCAGGCCCTCACATGTAACTCTAATAAGTGCCCAGTTGGCATCACGACTCAAAACCCTGATCTAGTTAAAGGGCTTAATGTTGATCAGAAGGGGAAGCGGGTAGCAAATTTTCATCACGCAACAGTTGAGGCCGTGCGTGAAATTGTTGCAGCTGCGGGCTATGAAAATATAAAGGATCTAAAGCGTAAAGATATTTTTAAGCGTGATAGTAATCACGGCGTTCATTCGTATGAAGATATTTATCCTTCGTATAAAGGAATCTAA
- a CDS encoding ribonucleotide-diphosphate reductase subunit beta — protein MTSPILAQNDDRFVLFPIEYNSIWEMYKRHMAVFWTAEEIDLAQDITDWEKLNDNERHFITHVLAFFAASDGIVNENLAVRFYNDVQNPEARCFYGFQIAMENIHSETYSLLIDTYVKDAKEKDRLFHAVDHFEPVKKKADWAMKWLYSKNTFAERLVAFAAIEGIFFSGSFCAIFWLKKRGLMPGLCTSNEFISRDEGLHCEFAVLLHSLLDKEEQCSKEMIKEILTEAVEIEKEFITDAIPVSLIGMNADLMKQYIEFVADFWMQQFGLEAHYGSVNPFDWMELISLEGKTNFFEKRVSEYQRPGILSEKSENTFTLDAEF, from the coding sequence GTGACTTCACCAATTCTAGCACAAAATGACGATAGATTCGTCCTTTTCCCAATCGAGTATAATTCAATTTGGGAAATGTACAAAAGACACATGGCAGTTTTCTGGACTGCTGAAGAAATCGACTTGGCCCAAGATATTACAGACTGGGAAAAGTTAAATGACAATGAGAGACACTTCATTACTCACGTTCTTGCATTTTTTGCTGCAAGTGATGGGATTGTTAATGAAAACCTAGCAGTACGTTTTTACAATGACGTGCAAAACCCAGAAGCTAGATGTTTCTACGGATTCCAAATTGCTATGGAAAATATCCACTCAGAAACTTACTCTCTATTAATTGATACATATGTAAAAGACGCTAAAGAAAAAGATCGTCTTTTCCACGCAGTAGATCACTTTGAACCAGTTAAAAAGAAAGCTGACTGGGCAATGAAGTGGCTATACTCAAAAAATACTTTTGCTGAAAGACTTGTTGCCTTTGCTGCCATCGAAGGAATCTTCTTCTCTGGTTCATTTTGTGCAATTTTCTGGCTTAAGAAAAGAGGCCTAATGCCAGGTCTATGTACTTCGAACGAATTCATTTCTCGCGACGAAGGTCTACACTGTGAATTTGCAGTACTTCTACATTCACTTCTTGATAAAGAAGAACAATGTAGCAAGGAGATGATTAAAGAGATCCTTACTGAAGCAGTTGAAATTGAAAAAGAATTCATCACTGATGCAATTCCTGTTTCTTTAATTGGTATGAACGCTGATCTTATGAAGCAATACATTGAATTTGTTGCTGACTTTTGGATGCAACAATTTGGTCTTGAAGCTCACTACGGTTCAGTGAACCCATTTGATTGGATGGAGCTAATTTCTCTAGAAGGTAAAACAAATTTCTTCGAGAAGAGAGTTTCTGAATACCAAAGACCAGGTATCCTTTCTGAGAAGTCAGAAAATACATTCACATTAGACGCGGAGTTTTAA
- a CDS encoding DUF4423 domain-containing protein codes for MSLSKKLDYDLLSQQLIRAIRGDKSQEWVNQKIGASSNIVHRWEKGHTKASWEDFLLFCAIFNIDIEAILMSYLRFNDEAIKTDKLLEYIFSNKSLSDISNSCNISTSKLRRLKSGETGLCLNDFLQIIFGLDEMESMALVFELSSNRSIAALDHYNQMRLAITKHYFENPNIGHVLVSLDLPGYKKLSFHQDSFIAKATGLSIKEVNEIIEICEKNNLIEKAEGIYQAGSIKLSDRGSAKQMSDVRRFWLNKAISNLENKSGLDAYGSMVFNTSQSARQEIIALYLRFFEDFKKIVTEDKEKNKDVVTLILNFNLFNPGDDDINE; via the coding sequence ATGTCTTTAAGTAAAAAACTTGATTATGATTTACTTTCTCAACAACTTATTCGTGCAATCAGAGGGGATAAGAGTCAAGAATGGGTGAATCAGAAGATTGGTGCAAGTTCTAATATTGTCCACCGTTGGGAAAAAGGGCATACTAAGGCTTCATGGGAAGACTTTCTATTGTTTTGTGCAATCTTTAATATCGATATCGAGGCCATTCTAATGTCTTATTTGCGCTTTAATGATGAGGCAATAAAAACAGATAAGCTACTCGAGTATATCTTTAGTAATAAGTCCCTAAGTGATATATCCAATTCTTGTAATATCTCGACTTCTAAATTAAGGCGTTTAAAAAGTGGCGAAACTGGTCTGTGTTTAAACGACTTTTTACAAATTATTTTTGGGCTCGATGAAATGGAGTCCATGGCACTTGTTTTTGAGCTTTCATCAAATCGTTCAATTGCTGCCTTAGATCACTATAATCAAATGCGTCTTGCGATCACTAAGCACTATTTTGAAAATCCAAATATTGGCCATGTGTTAGTTTCTTTGGATCTACCAGGCTATAAAAAGCTAAGCTTTCATCAAGATTCGTTTATCGCTAAGGCCACGGGCCTTAGTATAAAGGAAGTAAATGAGATCATTGAAATTTGTGAGAAGAATAATCTCATTGAGAAAGCTGAAGGGATTTACCAGGCCGGATCAATTAAGTTAAGTGATCGAGGAAGTGCTAAGCAGATGAGTGATGTGCGTCGCTTTTGGTTAAATAAAGCAATTTCTAATCTTGAGAATAAGTCAGGTCTTGATGCCTATGGTTCAATGGTCTTTAATACGAGTCAAAGTGCCAGACAAGAGATCATTGCGCTTTACTTGAGGTTCTTTGAAGATTTTAAAAAAATTGTGACAGAGGATAAAGAAAAGAATAAAGATGTTGTGACTTTGATTCTAAATTTCAATCTATTCAACCCTGGTGATGACGATATAAATGAATAG
- a CDS encoding ribonucleoside-diphosphate reductase subunit alpha, translated as MYVQTRSGEREPIKFDKITDRINTLAFGLEGNVDPTLITQKVIEGIYDGITTTELDGLAAETAAYLATKHPDYNVLAGRIAVSNLHKETKGCFSENVKEMYNYVNVATGEHAPLVSKELYETVVANAELLDKTIVDKRDFNYDYFGFKTLEKSYLLRMEGKIVERPGQMLLRVSVGMHMNDMEAAIETYNLMSQKYFTHATPTLFNSGTNKPQMSSCFLLTMKDDSIDGIYDTLKQTALISQSAGGIGLSIHNIRAKGSFIKGTNGTSNGIVPMLKVFNDTARYVDQGGGKRKGSFAVYLEPWHADIFEFLEMKKNTGKDEQRARDLFYALWTPDLFMKRVEEDGQWSLFCPHECPGLADCYGAEFEALYTRYEAEGKAKKTIRAQDLWFAVLESQTETGSPYMLYKDAANEKSNQKNLGTIKSSNLCTEILEYTAPDEVAVCNLASVALNKFVKTDKEGNVTYDHKHLYEVVYRMTKNLNRVIDVNYYPVIEAKNSNMRHRPIGLGVQGLQDTFFMMRLPFESEEALKLNNDIFETIYFAAVTASKDTAKVDGPYSTYEGSPMSQGQFQFDMWGHSAHSGRWDWDALKAEVAKHGVRNSLLVAPMPTASTSQILGNNECFEPITSNIYVRRVLSGEFAVVNKFLVRDLIDRGLWDDTLRNEIIANNGSIQSIERIPEDLKALYKTVWEVKQKAVIDMSAGRGPYIDQGQSLNIHLENPNFGKLSSMHFYAWKKGLKTGMYYLRSRAAVNAVQFTVKNEGKKTPEQLEQEAAAMICSIDNPEDCQMCGS; from the coding sequence ATGTACGTACAGACAAGAAGTGGCGAGAGAGAGCCAATTAAATTTGATAAAATTACAGATAGAATCAACACACTTGCCTTTGGACTAGAAGGTAATGTTGATCCAACACTTATCACACAAAAAGTAATTGAGGGAATCTACGACGGTATTACAACTACGGAACTAGATGGACTTGCTGCTGAAACAGCTGCATATCTTGCAACAAAGCACCCTGACTACAATGTTCTTGCAGGTCGTATTGCAGTTTCAAATCTTCACAAAGAAACAAAAGGCTGTTTCTCAGAGAACGTTAAGGAAATGTATAACTACGTTAACGTGGCAACTGGAGAACATGCTCCTCTTGTTTCAAAAGAACTATATGAAACAGTAGTGGCCAACGCTGAATTACTAGATAAAACAATTGTTGATAAGCGTGACTTCAACTACGACTATTTTGGATTTAAAACTCTAGAAAAGTCTTACCTTCTTAGAATGGAAGGAAAAATTGTTGAAAGACCAGGACAGATGCTATTAAGAGTTTCAGTTGGTATGCATATGAATGATATGGAAGCAGCAATTGAAACTTACAATCTAATGAGTCAGAAGTATTTCACTCACGCTACTCCTACTCTATTTAACTCTGGAACAAATAAGCCACAAATGTCTTCTTGTTTCCTACTTACAATGAAAGATGATTCAATTGATGGGATCTACGATACGCTTAAGCAAACTGCTCTAATTTCTCAGTCAGCTGGTGGTATTGGACTATCAATTCACAATATCCGTGCAAAAGGTTCTTTCATCAAAGGAACAAATGGTACATCAAACGGTATCGTTCCAATGCTTAAAGTTTTCAATGATACAGCTCGCTACGTTGATCAAGGTGGTGGAAAGCGTAAGGGTTCATTCGCAGTATATCTTGAGCCATGGCATGCAGATATCTTCGAATTCTTAGAAATGAAGAAGAATACTGGTAAGGATGAGCAAAGAGCTCGTGACCTTTTCTACGCTCTTTGGACACCTGATTTATTCATGAAGCGTGTTGAGGAAGATGGACAGTGGTCTCTATTTTGCCCACACGAGTGTCCAGGCCTAGCTGATTGTTATGGTGCAGAATTTGAAGCTCTTTACACTCGCTATGAAGCAGAAGGAAAAGCGAAGAAGACAATCCGTGCCCAAGACCTATGGTTTGCAGTACTTGAATCACAAACAGAAACTGGTTCTCCGTACATGCTTTACAAAGATGCAGCTAACGAAAAATCAAATCAAAAGAATCTAGGTACAATCAAGTCTTCAAACCTTTGTACAGAAATTCTTGAGTACACTGCACCTGATGAAGTTGCTGTTTGTAACCTTGCTTCAGTTGCTCTTAACAAATTTGTTAAGACAGACAAAGAAGGTAATGTAACATACGACCATAAGCACTTATATGAAGTTGTTTATCGTATGACTAAGAACCTTAACAGAGTTATTGATGTAAACTACTACCCTGTTATTGAAGCGAAGAACTCTAATATGAGACACCGTCCAATTGGCCTAGGTGTACAAGGTCTTCAAGATACTTTCTTCATGATGAGACTACCATTTGAGTCAGAAGAGGCACTTAAGCTTAATAACGATATCTTTGAAACAATCTACTTTGCAGCTGTTACAGCTTCAAAAGATACTGCAAAGGTTGACGGTCCTTACTCAACTTACGAAGGCTCTCCAATGTCACAAGGACAATTCCAGTTTGACATGTGGGGACACTCAGCTCACTCAGGACGTTGGGACTGGGATGCGCTAAAAGCAGAGGTAGCAAAACATGGTGTAAGAAACTCACTACTAGTTGCTCCAATGCCAACAGCATCAACTTCTCAAATTCTAGGAAATAATGAGTGTTTTGAGCCAATCACTTCAAATATCTACGTTAGACGTGTTCTTTCTGGTGAATTTGCAGTCGTTAACAAGTTCTTAGTACGTGACCTAATTGATCGTGGACTATGGGATGATACTTTAAGAAATGAAATCATCGCTAATAATGGTTCAATTCAATCAATTGAAAGAATCCCGGAAGACTTAAAAGCTCTATACAAAACAGTTTGGGAAGTTAAGCAGAAAGCAGTTATTGATATGTCTGCTGGACGTGGGCCTTATATTGACCAAGGTCAGTCACTTAATATCCACCTAGAAAACCCTAACTTCGGGAAACTTTCTTCAATGCACTTCTATGCATGGAAGAAAGGACTTAAGACTGGTATGTACTACCTACGTTCACGTGCTGCAGTTAACGCTGTTCAGTTCACAGTAAAGAACGAAGGTAAGAAGACTCCAGAACAACTTGAGCAAGAAGCGGCAGCAATGATTTGTTCTATCGACAACCCAGAAGATTGCCAAATGTGTGGAAGCTAG
- a CDS encoding fatty acid desaturase, with protein MCTKTYSLKNLNKTNTLFLLITPLIAIAGTIAWLKLDGFDWRILALSLIFYIATGLGITAGYHRLFAHRSYQASWPVRLFLLIFGAAAVQNSALKWCNDHRVHHGKVDTDLDPYNINEGFFYAHMGWILLLEDQDEYKYSKDLLKDPMVMFQHKFYLGFVALFSFALPALIGYLWAGSWLGGLFVAGVARIVFVHHCTFFINSLCHVVGTRPYDKGQTARDSWVMALFTYGEGYHNFHHTFQTDYRNGIKWYHFDPTKWLIRSLNFVGLTWNLKRTRPELIQARIQA; from the coding sequence ATGTGCACAAAGACTTATTCATTAAAAAACTTAAATAAAACAAACACCCTCTTTCTGTTGATCACACCACTGATTGCTATTGCAGGTACAATTGCATGGCTTAAACTTGATGGTTTTGATTGGAGAATCTTAGCATTATCTTTAATTTTCTACATCGCAACAGGACTCGGAATTACGGCCGGATACCACCGTTTATTTGCGCATCGATCGTATCAAGCTAGCTGGCCGGTAAGACTTTTTCTTCTTATTTTTGGTGCTGCTGCTGTACAAAACTCAGCACTTAAGTGGTGTAATGACCACAGAGTTCACCACGGCAAGGTCGATACTGATCTAGACCCTTACAATATTAATGAAGGCTTCTTCTATGCTCACATGGGATGGATCCTCCTACTTGAAGATCAAGATGAGTATAAATATTCTAAAGATCTATTAAAAGACCCAATGGTAATGTTCCAACATAAATTCTATCTTGGTTTTGTTGCTCTATTTAGCTTTGCACTACCTGCACTAATTGGTTACCTATGGGCAGGCTCTTGGCTAGGAGGCTTATTTGTTGCAGGTGTAGCAAGGATCGTTTTTGTTCACCACTGTACATTCTTTATCAATTCACTATGCCATGTTGTTGGAACACGTCCTTATGACAAAGGACAAACGGCTAGAGATAGCTGGGTAATGGCCTTATTTACATATGGTGAGGGATACCACAACTTTCACCATACATTTCAAACAGACTATCGAAATGGCATCAAGTGGTACCACTTTGATCCGACAAAATGGTTAATTCGTTCATTAAACTTCGTAGGCTTAACGTGGAATCTCAAGAGGACACGACCTGAGTTAATTCAGGCCAGAATTCAGGCCTAA